CGTGTCGATGAGGACGCCGCCGCCGGGCAGCGCGAACAGGTTGCGGGTGGTGGTCGTGTGGCGGCCCTTGCCGTCGGTGTCCCGGACGGCCTGGACGGCCATGGTGTCCTCGCCGAGCAGGGTGTTGGCGAGGGTGGACTTGCCGGTTCCGGAGACGCCGAGCAGGACGCTCGTACCGCCCGCGATGACCGCGCGGAGCACGTCCACGCCCTCCCCGGTGGCGGAGCTCACGGGCAGTACGGGCACGCCCGGCGCGGTGGTCTCCACGTCCCGCACGAGGTAGGAGAGCCCCACCGGGTCCGGGACGAGGTCGGCCTTGGTGAGCACGACGAGCGGCTGCGCGCCCGACTCCCAGCCCAGGGCCAGGAACCGCTCGATGCGGCCGAGGTCGAGCTCGGTGGCGAGGGAGACGGCGACGATGGCGTGGTCCACGTTGGCGGCGAGGATCTGCCCGTCGGACCGCTTCGACGACGTGGACCGTACGAAGGCGGTGCGGCGCGGCAGGTACGCCCGGACGTACCGGGGCGTGCCGCCGACCGGGTCCACGGCGGCCCAGTCGCCGGTGCAGATGACCCGCAGCGGGTCGTGGGGCGTCACGAACGTCGTGTCGGCCCGGATGACGCCCTCGGCGGTGGCGATGTCGCACTGCCCGCGATCGACGCGGACGACCCGCCCGGGCAGCAGGCCGCGCTCGGCGTACGGGGTGAACTCCGCCTCCCAGTGGGTGTCCCAGCCGTAGGAGGACAGCGAGGAGGAGGAAGCGGTGGTGAACGAGGAAGACAAGGGGTGCCCTTCGCAAGGGTGGCCCCGGCGGCACGCGCCTCTTCGGGCACGGCGGTGGACGAGTCGGGTCAGCCGGAGACCACGGAGGTGAACGGAACGAACGACTGGATGCGGGCGAGGCCCATCACGGAGACAGCCATCGGTCACACCTCCCAACCCTCGACTCGAACGAACAGCGCTCACCGAGCGCTTCGCCAACGCGGCACAGCCTAGAGCCGCCGACGACCGAGCACCACCGTATTTTCTACGCCCGATGCCGAGGTGCCCCAAGGCATCCCCGCGCGTGTGGGGACGGCCCTCCGGACCACGGCCGCCAGCGCCGGGTCCAGGTCCGCTCCCCGCGCTCGCGCGGATCGGCTGCCCCCGCCCGCAGCGCCGCAGCACCCGTACGGCGATCGACGTATACGGAGCTGCCCCCTTTCGTCGTATCCGGGGGCGACGTTCGGCGGTGGGGTGTCGAGGTGTGCATACGCCGGTCGCATGATGTGGGCGCCCGTGCGGAGGCCGCGCGCCGGGGTGTCGCGCCGGGGGGTGCTCATCGGCGCACCACAGCCAGCCTGCGGAGTCATGCGTTCCGTTTGCGCGGGGTCCGTGCTGGACACA
This genomic window from Streptomyces thermolilacinus SPC6 contains:
- the rsgA gene encoding ribosome small subunit-dependent GTPase A, with translation MSSSFTTASSSSLSSYGWDTHWEAEFTPYAERGLLPGRVVRVDRGQCDIATAEGVIRADTTFVTPHDPLRVICTGDWAAVDPVGGTPRYVRAYLPRRTAFVRSTSSKRSDGQILAANVDHAIVAVSLATELDLGRIERFLALGWESGAQPLVVLTKADLVPDPVGLSYLVRDVETTAPGVPVLPVSSATGEGVDVLRAVIAGGTSVLLGVSGTGKSTLANTLLGEDTMAVQAVRDTDGKGRHTTTTRNLFALPGGGVLIDTPGLRGVGLWDAGTGVGQVFSEIEELAASCRFHDCAHAAEPGCAVLAAVEDGTLPERRLDSYRKLLRENQYIVAKTDARMRAEIRRDWKRKGAEGRAAMQAKREGFIR